From a single Drosophila sulfurigaster albostrigata strain 15112-1811.04 chromosome 3, ASM2355843v2, whole genome shotgun sequence genomic region:
- the LOC133840805 gene encoding neogenin isoform X1 has translation MANNGSSRRTNKWLWMWIAISIGQLQLATVSHASQALTFTLEPQDSVVPEGHSVLLQCAGKAAGKGKATPTTTSIRWRGPDGQDLGVVGDTFRTQLKNGSLYISSVEENRGLTGAYQCLLSADGVGSVLSRPALVAIARQPELNQDFIETYLLPGQTAYFRCMVGDHVWQPGLKHTVQWYKDDMPLPLDKLRMVVLPNGALEIDEVGPSDRGAYQCNVTSGSAFRLSSKTNLNIKKGAESGMDQAVAPSFLVGPSPKTVSEGDTVTLDCVANGVPKPQIKWLRNGEELDLNHLDSRFSITGTGSLQISSAEDIDSGNYQCRASNTVDSLDAQATVQVQVPPKFIQAPRDKTASEKEVLNLECSIHGKPKPSIRWLKNGDVITPNEYMQFVNGHNLRIHGLLYSDAGMFQCIGTNPAGSVQASARLRVVAPGAKLKQRKSQGQTTKSLQSFDSSTKRRRPSNSGELRTKSGGSRFPDPDTDEDDYNYANDKSAELPQRNLRNMLRPVVQQADEAGALRRQGQSNDADEDADDDAGDDDDDYDETGTKLPSWSNKNRKSQQQQQQQQQMSPTSNFASTDLTAGDDHTGDAKPLSSGLLARLPSAPRNLVAQIVKPRFVTLSWQEPQLNANEVVSYTVYYRVTNSEREQKIVTQSHEDQQVSIQSLFPGRTYQFRVVANTNFGMGESSQALEASTQPEVNIAGPPRNIDAYARNHKEIFVHWSPPSVTNGEINKYRVYYTENDSGAELYNDSKSLELTLTDLRPYTDYVISVVPFNHNGMGDPSAELKVKTFSSTPSEPPNNVTLEVTSSSSITVHWEPPAEEDRNGQITGYKIRYRKFKDAPQVKSTPANIRYFELNALDRNAEYQVKIAAMTVNGSGPFTEWYRANTLENDLDETQVPGKPIWINIQPGASKIELHWGPPQQPEIKIRNYVLGWGRGIPDENMLELKETERYHVLKGLESNTEYVVSLRARNVKGEGQPIYDNIKTREEEPMDVPVPLEVPVGLRAITMSSSSIVVYWTDTMLNKNQHVTDNRHYTVSYGITGSNRYRYHNTSELNCMINELRPNTQYEFAVKVVKGRRESAWSMSVLNSTHQNVPVTPPRDLNVRLDELNPQNVIIRWLPPKHTVGQITGYNVYYTSDMSKRDRDWMIEAFNGEETMLLLSTLKPHTTYYFKVQARTNKGSSNAPFSALATFTTSAAVIMQPPDTIAKGIDNQNLLYIIIGGTALVLLLLLLGLLLLCRRKPQSSPEHTKKSYQKNNVGVPKPPDLWIHHDQMELKNIDKGLHTATPVCSDNASSSGALTLPRSVVHSEYEVETPVPAHVTNSLDKRSYVAGYMTATSMNSTMERPQYPRTQYNHQNRSHMNMEAGLSQQSLTQPQSNSMAQTPEHPYGGYDANFCNAGYTGGQAGGNGAAGAGCVSTIESAKRGHPLKSFSVPGPPPTGAATPVNKHTPAVTIRPQNQSPYKKPSFSAATPNRLQGGSSVAHSTDEIQRLAPSTSTEELNQEMANLEGLMKDLSAITANEFEC, from the exons CACTCACGTTCACATTGGAGCCCCAGGACTCGGTGGTGCCCGAGGGCCACTCCGTGCTGTTGCAGTGTGCCGGCAAAGCCGCTGGCAAGGGCAAGGCCACGCCCACCACGACAAGCATACGCTGGCGCGGACCCGATGGACAGGATCTGGGCGTTGTCGGCGACACCTTTCGCACCCAGCTGAAGAATGGTTCGCTGTACATTAGCTCTGTGGAGGAGAATCGCGGTCTCACCGGCGCCTATCAGTGTCTGCTCAGTGCCGATGGCGTGGGCAGCGTGTTGAGTCGCCCAGCGTTGGTGGCAATTGCTCGCCAGCCGGAGCTCAATCAGGACTTTATCGAGACGTATCTGCTGCCCGGCCAGACGGCCTACTTCCGCTGCATGGTCGGTGACCATGTGTGGCAGCCAGGACTGAAGCATACGGTGCAATGGTACAAGGACGATATGCCGCTGCCGCTGGACAAGCTGCGCATGGTGGTGCTGCCCAACGGTGCCTTAGAGATCGACGAGGTAGGACCCAGTGATCGGGGTGCTTATCAGTGCAACGTCACCTCGGGTAGCGCCTTTCGGCTGAGCAGCAAAACCAATCTGAACATCAAGAAGGGCGCTGAGTCCGGCATGGATCAGGCTGTGGCACCCTCGTTCCTCGTGGGACCTTCTCCCAAGACGGTTAGCGAGGGCGACACTGTCACGCTGGATTGTGTGGCCAACGGTGTGCCCAAGCCGCAGATCAAATGGTTGCGCAATGGCGAAGAACTTGATCTCAATCATCTGGACTCCCGTTTCTCCATCACGGGCACCGGCTCACTACAGATCTCCAGCGCCGAGGACATTGATTCGGGCAACTATCAGTGCCGCGCCAGCAACACTGTGGACTCCTTGGATGCTCAGGCAACTGTGCAGGTTCAAGTGCCGCCCAAATTTATTCAGGCGCCGCGTGACAAGACTGCCTCCGAGAAGGAAGTGCTCAACCTGGAATGTTCCATTCACGGCAAACCGAAGCCGAGCATCCGCTGGCTGAAGAACGGAGACGTCATCACGCCCAATGAGTACATGCAGTTCGTCAATGGACACAACTTGCGCATCCATGGACTGCTCTACTCCGATGCTGGCATGTTCCAATGCATCGGCACAAATCCCGCTGGAAGTGTTCAAGCTTCGGCTCGTCTGCGTGTTGTGGCACCTGGAG CTAAACTCAAGCAACGCAAGTCGCAGGGGCAGACAACGAAATCGCTGCAGAGCTTCGACTCGAGCACAAAACGACGACGACCTTCGAATTCCGGGGAACTGCGCACCAAATCGGGTGGCAGCAGATTCCCCGACCCTGACACGGACGAGGACGATTACAACTACGCCAACGACAAATCCGCCGAGTTGCCACAGCGCAATCTGCGCAATATGCTGCGTCCCGTTGTGCAGCAGGCGGATGAGGCGGGCGCATTGCGGCGCCAGGGTCAGAGCAACGATGCGGACGAGGACGCCGACGATGACGCaggcgacgatgacgatgactatGACGAGACTGGCACCAAACTGCCCTCTTGGTCCAATAAGAACAGGAAatcccaacaacagcagcaacaacaacaacaaatgtccCCCACATCCAATTTTGCCTCAACAGATTTAACAGCAGGCGACGACCATACCGGAGATGCAAAACCCTTGAGCAGCGGTCTGTTGGCTCGCCTGCCTAGTGCCCCTCGGAACCTTGTGGCGCAGATTGTGAAGCCACGCTTCGTCACACTCAGCTGGCAGGAGCCGCAGCTGAATGCCAACGAAGTGGTATCCTACACCGTCTACTATCGCGTCACCAACAGCGAGCG CGAGCAGAAGATTGTCACGCAGTCGCATGAGGATCAACAGGTTAGCATACAATCGCTATTCCCGGGACGCACTTATCAATTCCGAGTCGTGGCCAACACAAACTTTGGCATGGGCGAATCTTCGCAAGCACTAGAAGCTAGCACACAACCGGAGGTTAACATTGCGGGACCGCCACGCAATATCGATGCCTATGCGCGCAACCATAAAGAGATCTTTGTGCACTGGAGTCCTCCCAGCGTGACCAATGGCGAAATTAACAAGTATCGCGTTTACTACACCGAG AACGACAGCGGGGCAGAGCTATATAACGACAGCAAATCGCTGGAACTAACATTGACGGATCTGCGACCATACACCGACTATGTGATCTCTGTGGTGCCTTTCAATCACAATGGCATGGGAGATCCCTCTGCTGAGCTAAAGGTGAAAACCTTCTCTTCGACGCCCTCGGAGCCACCCAACAATGTCACACTCGAGGTGACCAGCTCCAGC TCTATAACGGTGCACTGGGAACCGCCAGCAGAAGAAGATCGCAATGGACAGATTACTGGCTACAAGATACGCTATCGCAAGTTCAAGGATGCGCCACAGGTGAAGAGCACGCCAGCCAACATACGCTACTTTGAGCTCAACGCGCTGGACCGCAATGCCGAATACCAGGTGAAGATTGCAGCGATGACTGTGAACGGTTCTGGACCATTCACTGAATGGTATCGCGCCAACACGCTGGAGAATGATCTCGACGAGACACAGGTGCCAGGCAAACCCATTTGGATCAACATTCAGCCAGGAGCGAGCAAGATTGAACTACACTGGGGACCGCCACAGCAGCCAGAGATCAAGATACGCAACTATGTGCTGGGCTGGGGACGCGGCATACCCGATGAGAACATGCTCGAGCTGAAGGAGACGGAACGCTATCATGTGCTCAAGGGGCTCGAGTCCAATACCGAGTATGTAGTGTCGCTTCGTGCCCGCAACGTTAAGGGCGAAGGACAACCGATTTACGACAATATCAAGACCCGCGAGGAGGAGCCAATGGATGTACCAGTGCCGCTAGAGGTGCCAGTCGGGTTACGTGCTATCACCATGTCCAGTTCGTCGATTGTTGTTTACTGGACGGACACTATGCTCAACAAGAATCAGCATGTTACAGACAATCGTCATTACACTGTTAGCTATGGCATTACTGGATCGAATCGCTATCGCTATCACAACACCAGCGAACTCAATTGCATGATCAACGAGCTGCGACCCAATACACAATACGAATTCGCCGTCAAGGTGGTAAAGGGACGTCGCGAGTCTGCTTGGTCGATGTCTGTGCTGAACAGCACTCATCAAAATGTGCCTGTGACGCCTCCCAGAGATCTTAATGTGCGCCTGGATGAACTGAATCCACAGAATGTGATCATTAGGTGGCTGCCACCAAAGCATACAGTGGGTCAAATCACTGGCTACAATGTGTACTACACATCGGACATGTCGAAGCGGGACAGAGACTGGATGATCGAGGCCTTCAATGGCGAGGAgacaatgctgctgctgtccactCTGAAGCCACACACCACCTACTACTTCAAGGTGCAAGCACGCACCaacaaaggcagcagcaatgcACCCTTCTCAGCGCTGGCCACATTCACCACGAGCGCAGCGGTTATTATGCAGCCACCGGACACCATTGCCAAGGGCATTGATAATCAGAATCTGCTGTACATCATCATTGGTGGCACGGCATTggtgctgctcttgctgctgctaggcctgctgttgctctgtCGCCGGAAACCGCAATCCTCGCCAGAGCATACCAAGAAGAG CTATCAGAAGAACAATGTCGGCGTGCCAAAGCCGCCGGATCTATGGATACATCACGATCAAATGGAGCTGAAGAACATTGACAAGGGTCTGCACACCGCCACGCCTGTGTGCAGCGACAACGCTTCCAGCAGCGGCGCCTTAACGCTACCGCGCTCCGTTGTGCACAGTGAGTACGAGGTGGAGACGCCAGTGCCAGCACATGTGACCAACTCGCTGGACAAGCGCTCCTATGTCGCGGGCTATATGA CAGCTACCTCGATGAACTCGACCATGGAGCGTCCGCAATATCCACGAACTCAGTATAACCATCAGAATCGTTCGCACATGAACATGGAGGCGGGTTTGTCGCAACAGAGTCTCACACAGCCGCAGAGCAACTCGATGGCCCAGACGCCCGAGCATCCTTACGGCGGCTACGACGCCAATTTCTG cAATGCTGGTTACACTGGCGGTCAGGCAGGTGGCAATGGAGCTGCTGGCGCTGGCTGTGTGTCCACCATTGAGAGCGCTAAGCGGGGACATCCGCTCAAGAGTTTCAGCGTGCCTGGTCCGCCGCCCACAGGCGCAGCCACGCCCGTCAATAAGCACA CTCCTGCTGTCACAATACGTCCACAGAATCAATCACCATACAAGAAGCCCTCATTCTCGGCCGCCACGCCAAATCGGTTGCAAGGCGGCAGCTCCGTGGCGCATTCCACCGATGAGATACAAAGACTGGCGCCCAGCACTTCCACCGAGGAGCTCAACCAAGAGATGGCCAATCTGGAGGGGCTGATGAAGGATTTAAGTGCCATAACGGCCAACGAGTTCGAGTGTTAA
- the LOC133840805 gene encoding neogenin isoform X2, whose amino-acid sequence MANNGSSRRTNKWLWMWIAISIGQLQLATVSHASQALTFTLEPQDSVVPEGHSVLLQCAGKAAGKGKATPTTTSIRWRGPDGQDLGVVGDTFRTQLKNGSLYISSVEENRGLTGAYQCLLSADGVGSVLSRPALVAIARQPELNQDFIETYLLPGQTAYFRCMVGDHVWQPGLKHTVQWYKDDMPLPLDKLRMVVLPNGALEIDEVGPSDRGAYQCNVTSGSAFRLSSKTNLNIKKGAESGMDQAVAPSFLVGPSPKTVSEGDTVTLDCVANGVPKPQIKWLRNGEELDLNHLDSRFSITGTGSLQISSAEDIDSGNYQCRASNTVDSLDAQATVQVQVPPKFIQAPRDKTASEKEVLNLECSIHGKPKPSIRWLKNGDVITPNEYMQFVNGHNLRIHGLLYSDAGMFQCIGTNPAGSVQASARLRVVAPGAKLKQRKSQGQTTKSLQSFDSSTKRRRPSNSGELRTKSGGSRFPDPDTDEDDYNYANDKSAELPQRNLRNMLRPVVQQADEAGALRRQGQSNDADEDADDDAGDDDDDYDETGTKLPSWSNKNRKSQQQQQQQQQMSPTSNFASTDLTAGDDHTGDAKPLSSGLLARLPSAPRNLVAQIVKPRFVTLSWQEPQLNANEVVSYTVYYRVTNSEREQKIVTQSHEDQQVSIQSLFPGRTYQFRVVANTNFGMGESSQALEASTQPEVNIAGPPRNIDAYARNHKEIFVHWSPPSVTNGEINKYRVYYTENDSGAELYNDSKSLELTLTDLRPYTDYVISVVPFNHNGMGDPSAELKVKTFSSTPSEPPNNVTLEVTSSSSITVHWEPPAEEDRNGQITGYKIRYRKFKDAPQVKSTPANIRYFELNALDRNAEYQVKIAAMTVNGSGPFTEWYRANTLENDLDETQVPGKPIWINIQPGASKIELHWGPPQQPEIKIRNYVLGWGRGIPDENMLELKETERYHVLKGLESNTEYVVSLRARNVKGEGQPIYDNIKTREEEPMDVPVPLEVPVGLRAITMSSSSIVVYWTDTMLNKNQHVTDNRHYTVSYGITGSNRYRYHNTSELNCMINELRPNTQYEFAVKVVKGRRESAWSMSVLNSTHQNVPVTPPRDLNVRLDELNPQNVIIRWLPPKHTVGQITGYNVYYTSDMSKRDRDWMIEAFNGEETMLLLSTLKPHTTYYFKVQARTNKGSSNAPFSALATFTTSAAVIMQPPDTIAKGIDNQNLLYIIIGGTALVLLLLLLGLLLLCRRKPQSSPEHTKKSYQKNNVGVPKPPDLWIHHDQMELKNIDKGLHTATPVCSDNASSSGALTLPRSVVHSEYEVETPVPAHVTNSLDKRSYVAGYMTTSMNSTMERPQYPRTQYNHQNRSHMNMEAGLSQQSLTQPQSNSMAQTPEHPYGGYDANFCNAGYTGGQAGGNGAAGAGCVSTIESAKRGHPLKSFSVPGPPPTGAATPVNKHTPAVTIRPQNQSPYKKPSFSAATPNRLQGGSSVAHSTDEIQRLAPSTSTEELNQEMANLEGLMKDLSAITANEFEC is encoded by the exons CACTCACGTTCACATTGGAGCCCCAGGACTCGGTGGTGCCCGAGGGCCACTCCGTGCTGTTGCAGTGTGCCGGCAAAGCCGCTGGCAAGGGCAAGGCCACGCCCACCACGACAAGCATACGCTGGCGCGGACCCGATGGACAGGATCTGGGCGTTGTCGGCGACACCTTTCGCACCCAGCTGAAGAATGGTTCGCTGTACATTAGCTCTGTGGAGGAGAATCGCGGTCTCACCGGCGCCTATCAGTGTCTGCTCAGTGCCGATGGCGTGGGCAGCGTGTTGAGTCGCCCAGCGTTGGTGGCAATTGCTCGCCAGCCGGAGCTCAATCAGGACTTTATCGAGACGTATCTGCTGCCCGGCCAGACGGCCTACTTCCGCTGCATGGTCGGTGACCATGTGTGGCAGCCAGGACTGAAGCATACGGTGCAATGGTACAAGGACGATATGCCGCTGCCGCTGGACAAGCTGCGCATGGTGGTGCTGCCCAACGGTGCCTTAGAGATCGACGAGGTAGGACCCAGTGATCGGGGTGCTTATCAGTGCAACGTCACCTCGGGTAGCGCCTTTCGGCTGAGCAGCAAAACCAATCTGAACATCAAGAAGGGCGCTGAGTCCGGCATGGATCAGGCTGTGGCACCCTCGTTCCTCGTGGGACCTTCTCCCAAGACGGTTAGCGAGGGCGACACTGTCACGCTGGATTGTGTGGCCAACGGTGTGCCCAAGCCGCAGATCAAATGGTTGCGCAATGGCGAAGAACTTGATCTCAATCATCTGGACTCCCGTTTCTCCATCACGGGCACCGGCTCACTACAGATCTCCAGCGCCGAGGACATTGATTCGGGCAACTATCAGTGCCGCGCCAGCAACACTGTGGACTCCTTGGATGCTCAGGCAACTGTGCAGGTTCAAGTGCCGCCCAAATTTATTCAGGCGCCGCGTGACAAGACTGCCTCCGAGAAGGAAGTGCTCAACCTGGAATGTTCCATTCACGGCAAACCGAAGCCGAGCATCCGCTGGCTGAAGAACGGAGACGTCATCACGCCCAATGAGTACATGCAGTTCGTCAATGGACACAACTTGCGCATCCATGGACTGCTCTACTCCGATGCTGGCATGTTCCAATGCATCGGCACAAATCCCGCTGGAAGTGTTCAAGCTTCGGCTCGTCTGCGTGTTGTGGCACCTGGAG CTAAACTCAAGCAACGCAAGTCGCAGGGGCAGACAACGAAATCGCTGCAGAGCTTCGACTCGAGCACAAAACGACGACGACCTTCGAATTCCGGGGAACTGCGCACCAAATCGGGTGGCAGCAGATTCCCCGACCCTGACACGGACGAGGACGATTACAACTACGCCAACGACAAATCCGCCGAGTTGCCACAGCGCAATCTGCGCAATATGCTGCGTCCCGTTGTGCAGCAGGCGGATGAGGCGGGCGCATTGCGGCGCCAGGGTCAGAGCAACGATGCGGACGAGGACGCCGACGATGACGCaggcgacgatgacgatgactatGACGAGACTGGCACCAAACTGCCCTCTTGGTCCAATAAGAACAGGAAatcccaacaacagcagcaacaacaacaacaaatgtccCCCACATCCAATTTTGCCTCAACAGATTTAACAGCAGGCGACGACCATACCGGAGATGCAAAACCCTTGAGCAGCGGTCTGTTGGCTCGCCTGCCTAGTGCCCCTCGGAACCTTGTGGCGCAGATTGTGAAGCCACGCTTCGTCACACTCAGCTGGCAGGAGCCGCAGCTGAATGCCAACGAAGTGGTATCCTACACCGTCTACTATCGCGTCACCAACAGCGAGCG CGAGCAGAAGATTGTCACGCAGTCGCATGAGGATCAACAGGTTAGCATACAATCGCTATTCCCGGGACGCACTTATCAATTCCGAGTCGTGGCCAACACAAACTTTGGCATGGGCGAATCTTCGCAAGCACTAGAAGCTAGCACACAACCGGAGGTTAACATTGCGGGACCGCCACGCAATATCGATGCCTATGCGCGCAACCATAAAGAGATCTTTGTGCACTGGAGTCCTCCCAGCGTGACCAATGGCGAAATTAACAAGTATCGCGTTTACTACACCGAG AACGACAGCGGGGCAGAGCTATATAACGACAGCAAATCGCTGGAACTAACATTGACGGATCTGCGACCATACACCGACTATGTGATCTCTGTGGTGCCTTTCAATCACAATGGCATGGGAGATCCCTCTGCTGAGCTAAAGGTGAAAACCTTCTCTTCGACGCCCTCGGAGCCACCCAACAATGTCACACTCGAGGTGACCAGCTCCAGC TCTATAACGGTGCACTGGGAACCGCCAGCAGAAGAAGATCGCAATGGACAGATTACTGGCTACAAGATACGCTATCGCAAGTTCAAGGATGCGCCACAGGTGAAGAGCACGCCAGCCAACATACGCTACTTTGAGCTCAACGCGCTGGACCGCAATGCCGAATACCAGGTGAAGATTGCAGCGATGACTGTGAACGGTTCTGGACCATTCACTGAATGGTATCGCGCCAACACGCTGGAGAATGATCTCGACGAGACACAGGTGCCAGGCAAACCCATTTGGATCAACATTCAGCCAGGAGCGAGCAAGATTGAACTACACTGGGGACCGCCACAGCAGCCAGAGATCAAGATACGCAACTATGTGCTGGGCTGGGGACGCGGCATACCCGATGAGAACATGCTCGAGCTGAAGGAGACGGAACGCTATCATGTGCTCAAGGGGCTCGAGTCCAATACCGAGTATGTAGTGTCGCTTCGTGCCCGCAACGTTAAGGGCGAAGGACAACCGATTTACGACAATATCAAGACCCGCGAGGAGGAGCCAATGGATGTACCAGTGCCGCTAGAGGTGCCAGTCGGGTTACGTGCTATCACCATGTCCAGTTCGTCGATTGTTGTTTACTGGACGGACACTATGCTCAACAAGAATCAGCATGTTACAGACAATCGTCATTACACTGTTAGCTATGGCATTACTGGATCGAATCGCTATCGCTATCACAACACCAGCGAACTCAATTGCATGATCAACGAGCTGCGACCCAATACACAATACGAATTCGCCGTCAAGGTGGTAAAGGGACGTCGCGAGTCTGCTTGGTCGATGTCTGTGCTGAACAGCACTCATCAAAATGTGCCTGTGACGCCTCCCAGAGATCTTAATGTGCGCCTGGATGAACTGAATCCACAGAATGTGATCATTAGGTGGCTGCCACCAAAGCATACAGTGGGTCAAATCACTGGCTACAATGTGTACTACACATCGGACATGTCGAAGCGGGACAGAGACTGGATGATCGAGGCCTTCAATGGCGAGGAgacaatgctgctgctgtccactCTGAAGCCACACACCACCTACTACTTCAAGGTGCAAGCACGCACCaacaaaggcagcagcaatgcACCCTTCTCAGCGCTGGCCACATTCACCACGAGCGCAGCGGTTATTATGCAGCCACCGGACACCATTGCCAAGGGCATTGATAATCAGAATCTGCTGTACATCATCATTGGTGGCACGGCATTggtgctgctcttgctgctgctaggcctgctgttgctctgtCGCCGGAAACCGCAATCCTCGCCAGAGCATACCAAGAAGAG CTATCAGAAGAACAATGTCGGCGTGCCAAAGCCGCCGGATCTATGGATACATCACGATCAAATGGAGCTGAAGAACATTGACAAGGGTCTGCACACCGCCACGCCTGTGTGCAGCGACAACGCTTCCAGCAGCGGCGCCTTAACGCTACCGCGCTCCGTTGTGCACAGTGAGTACGAGGTGGAGACGCCAGTGCCAGCACATGTGACCAACTCGCTGGACAAGCGCTCCTATGTCGCGGGCTATATGA CTACCTCGATGAACTCGACCATGGAGCGTCCGCAATATCCACGAACTCAGTATAACCATCAGAATCGTTCGCACATGAACATGGAGGCGGGTTTGTCGCAACAGAGTCTCACACAGCCGCAGAGCAACTCGATGGCCCAGACGCCCGAGCATCCTTACGGCGGCTACGACGCCAATTTCTG cAATGCTGGTTACACTGGCGGTCAGGCAGGTGGCAATGGAGCTGCTGGCGCTGGCTGTGTGTCCACCATTGAGAGCGCTAAGCGGGGACATCCGCTCAAGAGTTTCAGCGTGCCTGGTCCGCCGCCCACAGGCGCAGCCACGCCCGTCAATAAGCACA CTCCTGCTGTCACAATACGTCCACAGAATCAATCACCATACAAGAAGCCCTCATTCTCGGCCGCCACGCCAAATCGGTTGCAAGGCGGCAGCTCCGTGGCGCATTCCACCGATGAGATACAAAGACTGGCGCCCAGCACTTCCACCGAGGAGCTCAACCAAGAGATGGCCAATCTGGAGGGGCTGATGAAGGATTTAAGTGCCATAACGGCCAACGAGTTCGAGTGTTAA